GTTTGATCTTGATGGAACTCTTTATCCTGAAATTAATATTAATTTGATAATGTTTCCTGAATTTTTAAAAAATATTAAATTTTTTTTAGCTTTTAAAAAGGTAAGAAAGGAAATCAGATGTTTACAAAAGGGAAGAAGTATTCCTTCTAGTAGAGATGAGTTGATGTCTATTCAGATTAAAATGCTTGCTAAGCATCTGGGTTTTGATGAGAATAGGTGTGAATTTTTATTAAATAAAATATATTATGGTAAATCTTTTAGGAATAAATTTAGAAATCTCAAACCGTATTTTGGTGTTCATGATTTGATTTATTCTCTTAAATCAAAAGGAATAAAATTAGGAGTGATGTCAGATTTTCCTATTGCAACTCGTGTGAGTAATTTGTTAGGCATTGAAGATAGTTTTTGG
This portion of the Borrelia turicatae 91E135 genome encodes:
- a CDS encoding HAD family hydrolase, encoding MIKAVVFDLDGTLYPEININLIMFPEFLKNIKFFLAFKKVRKEIRCLQKGRSIPSSRDELMSIQIKMLAKHLGFDENRCEFLLNKIYYGKSFRNKFRNLKPYFGVHDLIYSLKSKGIKLGVMSDFPIATRVSNLLGIEDSFWDVLYSSEETGYLKPNKIAFLRIMDELGIDSNHILYVGNSYEYDILGASGVCMRTAYLSKKKLLKDMKCDFIFSNYKDLQRYILLNI